GAGTGGATGCATGAAAGACGACAAGTCGTacgcgacggcggcggcggcggcgtggccGCTGGGCACCGCGCGGAGTAAACAAACAGTGCTCAGCTTTAGTGATCGAAAAACACACGGGCCTGGGGAGTGACCACCCCCCTTCTACAAGAACAGAGACAAAAATAAGTCCGGCCACGTAATGCTCTTTGTCTTGTCGCGTACTGTACAAGCCGTAATCTCCCGTGGGCTGCTGTTTATCCCTGAACTTTTTACCCTGTGAATGATCAGAAGCAGAATAAAACtattcctgtttttcttttgaattgcaTGTTAACTGCGAGCTACTGACGCCACCTTGTTTTCATTGCTCGAGGTTTGACTCTGGTGGACGCGTAGGACACGACATCAAAGACACGTCCCGATTTCTCAAGCAATTGTCGAGACACGTGTTAATGGTGTCGAGCTCACAAAGCGCACTGAGCAAAATAGCGCTCGGAGTCCTGTGACGACAATGGTTTGGTTGTATTACAGCGTAGGTGTGCCTTGCGATACTGCCTTTGGCGTAATTCAAGATATGAAACTTTTGTACGGCAATTCTTCGCTCTGACTTGCGAGCAAAAACTTTAAATACGAGCTACGTACACACCAAACGTAAAAAAAGAATTTCACTCGTATTTAAAACAAGCAGCTAGGTCTACTTTAGCTGAATCCTAACAAACAATCCAAAATACCATAGATGGGCTACTGAACAGCATCACCGTTGTGGTGTTATAATCCTTtaagacaggggtgtcaaactcatttgtgtcacgggccagattgtagttatggtttctctcagagggccgcTATGACCGCGAAACCATCAAATTGTTTAATCccgtcatcatatttacacatgaaatttacaatctacttttggaatcagaaatcaaggggaatggcTTTTTCAACTTctacaaaaatgcttgcgatatCTGAATGTTATCACTTATGATacaagaatttgaaattttgtacagattttagcaagaatcatggaaattgacacgtgtgatttgcctttgcgggccacagaAAATCATGCCGCGGGCCGGGTCTGGCCCccggtccttgagtttgacacctgtgctttaagaTATGCATATTTGAATGCAAACGGTTACGCAACACATGCAGGCAGATAATATAATGATACTCgaaggcatatattctttatcttctttAAAGAGTGAAAAAACATTGCGATTTTgagcacaatgtccattaaattgaagcaaaaatgtggccaaactgttgatttttttctattaaattatgaaattattgtatgttgttttttttttttttttacaaagtacaATTACATAGAGTGCTATTTActtgttgaaaaacagtggaaagtgtaaaaaaaaaattaaataaagcaaTATGATGCCTCTTGTGAGGGAGTGTAGCTTTTGTGTGTAGGATTCTATAAAAAGTACCGGACCAGTTTCCACAAAACCAGTTGACTCTGTTTAGCACCGCTCATTAAGTTATCATTACATTTCTctgtggatttctttttttcagtgtgTAAGATTACCGCCGAGGCTCaactctgggggaaaaaaaaaaaatcccccaagaAGCAGGGAAAttgttgaagacatttttgcataaatttgcacacacaaaaacaggaagGACAAACATGTGGTTATATATAAACCTCCCAAGTACACACAAAGTACAAATGTGACTCCGTCATTTACATatacacctgcaaatatttTCATCTGCTCTGCATGCTAAAacctttaatttaatttttttttaaatgcttcttttttattgttctgttttttgttttgtgctgtGACAGCGTAAATTATGGAAATAATAAAAGGGGCTGTATCCATTTTTCTGGAGGTGGGAATTGCAGACGAGTTCCCAGTACTGTATCGATATTTTGCAATCTGCCGTTGACGATGCCAATttaatcataaatgataaaagcgATAACAGACGCACTGGAGGCAACCGTGCCGCTTTGAGATTTATAATATGTGTGACTTAAGaaggggactttttttttttttttgctaaacacACCCCAGTGATTCAACAGACTGAGTACTGCATATAGATatgtgtagagagagagagagcgagagagagagaaaatgtgtatgtgtgtgtgtgtgtgtgtgtgtgtatgtatatatatatatatatatatagagagagaaaatgtgtatgtgtgtgtgtgtgtgtgtatatatatatatatatattatatatatatatatacacagagagagagagaaaatgtgtataagtgtgtatatatacatataaaactttatatatatacttgtgtgcgtgtttgtctgtgtgtatatatatatattatatatatatatatatactgtatgtatatatatacatatatacacacacacaagcacacacacatatataaagagagcgagagagatttATAGTCATCACTTTATCTAcatttgtgtaatgttttataatGGTTCAATAGAATTAGCTAGGAAATATGTAACGCTTAAACACATTTTTGCTGGCCCTCTCCGTAGCTACACAGCAGTAATAATACAGAAAGATTGACATCATATTAAAATGTCATCacaacatttatttgtgtaatgagttggtttttgttttttttttttttttttttaatcaaagggTGCAAATCTTCCGAGTCGAGTATTTGTTGTGTTTCTGTTTTTCAGTTTGTCAGAGATCCTCCTTCAACAAACGGACGTCCactacaacaattattaatgtaAAAGTCACAAACATAATCACGAGAATGCGAGAAACAACCTCGGCTATCGCAGCTAAATCGAACCAACGCAATAAATCCAGCACGAACCCGTTTCCATCGGGGCGCACATCATGTCTTGAACTTCAACGCGAAGCTATATTCAGAACATCTGGCAACACACACGAGACAGGAAAAGCTGTCAAGaaacaatttccatccatcacgCCTCACTAATTAGAGGTTTGCCGGAGATGCGCGTGTGGATAATTTCTCCGTCACAAAGTTAAACGCTCACAGTGACAGTGGGCGCTTTATCTAAACATGCGCGGGTGTGGCGCCGCTCGACGTTCACCGCAAAGCAAGACACGCTGTGTAAGTACTAATGTCAtgtaaatcaaaaaaaaaaaaaaaagcaagtgaatactctaaatcacaggtgtcaaactcaaggcccgggggccggatccggcccgccacatcattttgtggcccgcaaaggcaaatcatcggtgtcaaaatctgaaaatatggcccgacatttcaaattgtcatatatctcGCACGATAATgttgagaaatgtttttgttgccaaacatgaacaatgattGAAAAACCCTTtgcacttgatttctgattccaaaagcagTTCAccaatgtcatgtcattatccaagccgcttatcctcacaagggttgcaggaaagctggagcctatcccaggtaacttGGGGCAAaaagtggactacaccctgaaccggtcgccagtcagtcgcagggcagacatcgacaccatcactgagcgggaatcgagcccacgccgcccgcaccaaaggcaggcggcgtgtaccactacaccatcagtgactctgagTCCGttaatttcacatgtaaaataTGAGGCCATTcaggatttttatggtttcaccataacggccctctgagggaaatcgtaacgtgacccacgacaaaaatgagtttgagacccctgccaTAAATTGTCTTACTGTGGCATGTTAATAACACACAGCACAAATGGAAATATTCATCTATGAATTGTGGCAGTATTGCCAGTTGACGCCACATTTGGGCAACTCGTCTCCTGTTGAGAAAGAAGCGGGTTGCCGATTTAGTCACATGACCCAAACCACCGCGAAGGCCGTGCGCATTTCACGTCGCGCCGTCCGACTTGGATTTGTGTCGCTTGGCAGGCTCGCGCACTCGAGGTTAAACTTGCGCGCGGCCGCGTCTCGGCAAATTTgaacatttgtcaaaaagtgtATTGATTTCTGCGAAGCGGGAGGCGTGTTCAACGGAATCGCTGAGCACAATGTGATCAAAACCGAAGTCCGCTGAAGTTGAATTGTGATTTTTCTGTCATGTAATATTCACATATCTTGATAtagtacatttacatttatatttgctAGATTTATGTATGTAGCCCTCAGTCATAAAAATCTCAAGGGGCTTCCACAGTTTATGTGGGTTTTGCAATACCCGTCCGCCACCATGCACATTTTCGACACCCACATGCAACAGCACCGTGGGTCGtgtcaaatgttatttattaaaacgaagaaaaaaaatggacagcagGTTGCAAATGTTCCCTTGAGCAGAGAATTGACATTTGAAGTGTAAAAGTATTATTACCAATCATCtgcttttactgtatttgtatttaactttgtatAAGTAACATCGGGTGGAactagtaaagcattggcctcacagttctgaggacccgggttcgatcccgccccgcctgtgtggagttttcatgttcacccctcgtgcctgcgtgggtttcctcccgcatcccaaaagcatgctgcattaattggacactctaaatcaagggtgtcaaactcaaggcccgggggccagatccggcccgctgcgtgattttatgtggcccgcggagtcAAATCATGTCTAACAACTTCCACgatttttttgctaaaatctgcaccagaatttccttttgtcatatacatccatccatcatctaccgcttttccgggtcgagtCGCTGGCGAAGTAGGTTCAGCAGGGAtacgcagacttccctttccccagccacttcttccagctcttccggagcgatctcaaggcgttcccaggctagccgagagacatagtctctccagcgtgtcctgggtcgtcctcggggtctctttccgctgGGACGtgctcggaacacctcaccggggaggcgtccgggaagcatccggatcagatgccccagccacctcatctggctcctctcaatgcggaggagcagcggctcgacactgagctcctcccggatgacctcttttgtcatatcctaaatgaaaatattgagatattgaaagcatttttgttttgccaaaAATCAACAATCGTTGAAAAACCCCTCCCCTTGATTTaggattccaaaactacttcctAAAttccacgtgtaaatatgattaggcGGTcagagatttttatgatttcacagtcataacgcccCTCTGAGGGACCGTAACtacgatgtgccccgcgactaaaatgagtttgacacccctgctctaaattgccccgaggtgtgattgtgagtgcagctgtttgtctcgatgtgcgctccgaccagttcagggtgtaccccgcctcttgcccgttgacaggtgggataggctccagcactcccgcgacccccgtgaggataagcggctaggaaaatggacggatggataagtGACTTCATGAAGGGTTCGTAGACTTTTTCTTTCCCCATTTTGCTCAGACACACAATTCCACGCGATTCCTCGCGCCGCATTCACACTGTTGGCAGCTGTCTGCTTCTGTGCTTGATGCTCCTTTCACTGACTCACCAGTCGGTAAAGCGTGCGTCAGTGTGCTGGAAGAACAATCTCAAGGTCTGTGCGGAATACCGCTACTGTTTCTACTTGACCTGGAATAACTCACTGGAACTGTTGTGTAAACATCTTGCAGTGGTAAGAAATTGGCCCTCCagaatatttaataataaataagggAGATGAACTTTCACGCAAAATTACATCTTCAGTGTTATGTTGTCAAACGTTTCTTTGCTAAAGTTGATTTATATCTAGATTTGTAACTTCTGTGAAACAAagttgtaaataataataataataataaacaaagattggaaaatgagaaaaagtgaGTGTCACTCTTCCCCCGCAACAGATGGCGCTGTCTTGCAGGTAGGTTCttgccaaagaagaagaaggccttCCGTTCACGCTGGCGTGTCCAACCGGCGGCGCAAACAAGTAGCTGTACTCGACGCGTATCGTTCTAGTAGCGCAATTGCCTCTATAAGGGTGAGTTAATTCCAGCGTAGCGTttgaagtattaaaaaaaaaaaagaaggaaaagaaacctTTGACTTCGATGGCGATGTCGAATTCCCTCGGTCGGTTCCGGGAAATGTCTTTAGGAACGTCGCATCGATCGTCGCGATGCTAGtgttgctagctagctagcgttagcattccTTGTTCGCATGTTTGTTCCGAGGGGGGGATGGGTAAGGGTTAGCAAATGCGAGCTTTATTTCTGGCTCTTGGCTTTCTTTGGCGAGTTCATGGAGCGTGTTGCGGTTGTATAACTTCGGGGGGAGGCTGTGACGCTAAAAGGCCACGTTGACTTCGATTCGTTTTGGTTTTCCTTTGAAGCTCCCCAAGCGGGCGTGCTACATGTTGCTAGCGTGCGTCAGCCCGACGCGAAAGGCGTCGAACGAGCGTGCCTtatacaactttttgttttcaatgttgaccttatttttgtttttaaacacatgAATAGTGTTTTAAGTTTCAACAGATGTTCTTGGGTGACTTAATTTAATGTGTGACGATAgttaattgattaattacaTATGTCCCACATTGTTTTTCACAACTTTATTAGAGCGCTTTCAAAAGCGAAACATCGACCTTAGGGGCTTTAAACAAAGGTAAAGACACGTTTTTAAAGTTGCAAATACAAAAGTATTTGGTAAGAGAGATTAAATATCGTCAGTTGTTTCATAAAACTAGGGTTTGAAAATGAACAAGACCTAATTTAAGTCAGATTTTGTTATCACACATCCCCAATATTTACTATTGAAAATGCAGCATTGTATGTCTTCCAGACAAGCGACCAAGATCAGAACGCTCTGTGAGACAACTGCGGattcatttgctttgttttaggAACTTTAGTATTTGAGCAATGTATAACGTTTCCATGTAAGTCGTGAtaatttcccaatttttttgtttcaggtaTTTCATCAGGTGATTTGGACCTGCAGAAATGGGAGGTATGTGGAATTTTGGCTCAGCAATACCATAATTGCCATCGCGGTCGTCACTGGTTTAGACTTAGCTGTATGGTCTCCAATAAATATAGATTTTCATCAAACAGGAAATATCATAATCACATATCCATAACTCTTTTCCACAAATGTCTCAAGTCGAGACTTGTTAGAGGCTAGAGAAACACTTAGTCATGAAGTTAAAATGCGGTTGTTTTGCTGTTCCACGCAGACCCCTCTTTTAACAGAGACTGTCCCCTAGACTGCAAAGTTTACGTTGGGAATCTTGGCAACAACGGCAATAAGGCTGAGCTAGAATCAGCTTTTGGCTACTTCGGTCCTTTAAGAAGCGTTTGGGTCGCCCGGAACCCGCCGGGcttcgcctttgtggagtttgaagACCCACGAGATGCCTCTGACGCCGTTAGAGAACTGGATGGAAGGTATCACCTTTTTCTTGCCTCTGATTCGACCGTCTTGCCCATTTGCAATTATAATAACTAAAAagaccccaccccctccctttTAGATCAATGTGCGGATGTCGAGTCCGTGTTGAATTATCCACTGGGGAAAAGCGTTCCAGAAGCCGTGGTCCACCTCCGTCCTGGAGTCGATACCCCAGAGATGAGGGCAGGCGCCGTAGCTCTCCAATTAGACGCAGGTATGTTTCTGAATTCACGGCCGTGCTTGTAATGTTGACCTTTTGCAGTATGTGCacatggcagattttttttttttcccccccatgaCTGTGAGCACCAAACTACTAGAAAATGTTACTTGTTGCTACAATAAAACCGTTGTATTTATTCACGATGATGTGTTTGCCTCAGGCATTTCTTATGTAGAATATGTTTGGCAATGCCAAGCTTAGACCAGCTGTCAAAAGCAGCTTTTGTCTGCACCCAAAGTTGGAATTGGACATACCCTACTACTCTTAGAACTGCTTGAATTGAAACAATCATACGCCTATTCGTAGCTTTTGGAATAGATTTCTGCAGGTataaattttgttttgctgaGTTCAGTTTTTCCATCTATTAATAAACTGAACCCCGTTGCAGAGTCACCACCACGCTTCTCACCATCTGAGTCAGTCAACTAGTCCTCTTTCAGCATCATGTGACTGCCGACCAGCGATCTGCTTGGCTGGTTTTGTCACATGACCCAGGCACAGCGCCAGTCATCAGGTTCCACCAAGCTTTTGGTTCCTGAGTATGCAGTTCACGGCATCCTCCTCTGCTCCACCCTTAATCCGATCAACAGCGGCCCACCTCACGTTATCAGCAAATCGGCGTCTTTACTCGTACTATTCGCCGCAGTATCGGCGGGAACGGCCATTGGCTTACATCCCACCCTAAAGACAGGGAAACTCTCCAGCCGCCCCCTGCAGCCAGCAAACGAGCAACTTCTTATCGGCAACATTTGCAGCATGTGGCAGATCCTCTCTGCAATTTGACCTCCCTCGCCAGGGCTACCGTGCGCCATTTCTTTCTTGtccaaaccccccccaaaatagtAAG
This portion of the Syngnathoides biaculeatus isolate LvHL_M chromosome 10, ASM1980259v1, whole genome shotgun sequence genome encodes:
- the srsf3a gene encoding serine/arginine-rich splicing factor 3a isoform X1, with protein sequence MGDPSFNRDCPLDCKVYVGNLGNNGNKAELESAFGYFGPLRSVWVARNPPGFAFVEFEDPRDASDAVRELDGRSMCGCRVRVELSTGEKRSRSRGPPPSWSRYPRDEGRRRSSPIRRRSPRRRSLSRSRSRSLSRDRRRYRSVSRDKTRKRSRSFSRSRSRSRSNDRK
- the srsf3a gene encoding serine/arginine-rich splicing factor 3a isoform X2; its protein translation is MGDCKVYVGNLGNNGNKAELESAFGYFGPLRSVWVARNPPGFAFVEFEDPRDASDAVRELDGRSMCGCRVRVELSTGEKRSRSRGPPPSWSRYPRDEGRRRSSPIRRRSPRRRSLSRSRSRSLSRDRRRYRSVSRDKTRKRSRSFSRSRSRSRSNDRK